A genomic window from Massilia sp. METH4 includes:
- a CDS encoding hemolysin family protein: protein MSEIALVTARRAKLVKLAGEGDHAAGAALKLGEDPTRFLSTIQIGITSIGILNGIVGEAVLAKPLALWLIGLGADGEAASIMATAGVVIVITYVSIVIGELVPKRLGQIAPEVIARLVARPMHSLAVLTRPFVMLLTGSTKAILRIMGVRDTGQSTVTQEEIHAMLEEGSESGAIEQHQHDLVRNVFRLDDRKLGSLMIPRSDIVFLDIRLPIEDNLARLLESEHSRFPVCDGGLANVLGVVTAKQALAVVAKGQVPDLAAIAQPAVYVPETLTGMGLLEQFRASGMQMVFVIDEYGDIEGIVTVQDMLEALTGEFTPRNVEEAWAVQQPDGAWLLAGTIPIHELKDRLTLKVVPEEEKGHYHTISGMIMLLLGRLPAAGDVVMWENWRFVVAGMDDKRIDKVHASPVINEEPTPADE, encoded by the coding sequence ATGTCGGAAATCGCGCTCGTGACGGCGCGGCGGGCAAAGCTCGTGAAGCTGGCGGGCGAGGGCGACCATGCCGCCGGTGCGGCCCTGAAGCTGGGAGAGGACCCGACCCGCTTCCTGTCCACCATCCAGATCGGCATCACGTCGATCGGCATCCTGAACGGCATCGTCGGCGAGGCCGTGCTGGCCAAGCCGCTGGCATTGTGGCTGATCGGGCTCGGCGCGGACGGCGAAGCCGCCAGCATCATGGCGACGGCCGGTGTCGTCATCGTCATCACCTATGTGTCGATCGTGATCGGCGAACTGGTGCCGAAACGGCTCGGGCAGATCGCGCCGGAAGTCATCGCCCGCCTGGTGGCGCGGCCGATGCACAGCCTGGCGGTGCTGACGCGGCCCTTTGTCATGCTGCTGACCGGCTCCACCAAGGCCATCCTGCGCATCATGGGCGTGCGCGACACGGGGCAGTCCACCGTCACGCAGGAAGAAATCCATGCGATGCTGGAGGAGGGCTCGGAGAGTGGCGCGATCGAGCAGCACCAGCACGACCTGGTGCGCAACGTGTTCCGGCTCGACGACCGCAAGCTCGGTTCGCTGATGATCCCCCGTTCGGACATCGTCTTCCTCGACATCCGCCTGCCCATCGAAGACAACCTGGCCCGCCTGCTCGAGTCCGAGCACTCCCGCTTCCCGGTATGCGACGGCGGCCTGGCCAACGTGCTGGGCGTCGTGACGGCCAAGCAGGCGCTCGCCGTGGTGGCGAAAGGACAGGTGCCGGACCTTGCGGCGATCGCGCAGCCGGCCGTCTACGTGCCGGAAACCCTGACCGGCATGGGCCTGTTGGAGCAGTTCCGCGCCAGCGGCATGCAGATGGTGTTCGTGATCGACGAATACGGCGACATCGAGGGCATCGTCACCGTGCAGGACATGCTCGAGGCGCTCACCGGCGAATTCACGCCTCGCAACGTGGAGGAAGCGTGGGCCGTGCAGCAGCCGGACGGCGCCTGGCTGCTGGCCGGCACGATCCCCATCCACGAGCTGAAGGACCGGCTCACGCTGAAGGTCGTGCCGGAGGAGGAAAAGGGCCACTACCACACGATCAGCGGCATGATCATGCTGCTGCTGGGGCGCCTGCCCGCGGCCGGCGACGTGGTCATGTGGGAAAACTGGCGCTTCGTCGTCGCCGGCATGGACGACAAGCGCATCGACAAGGTCCATGCGTCGCCCGTGATCAACGAAGAACCCACGCCGGCGGACGAGTAG